The following are encoded together in the Bacillus sp. NP157 genome:
- the ndk gene encoding nucleoside-diphosphate kinase produces the protein MALERTLSIIKPDAVKKNVIGEILARFEKAGLKIVAAKMKQLTREEAEGFYAVHKERPFFGALVEFMISGPVMIQALEGEGAVLKNRDLMGATNPKEAAAGTIRADFAESIDANAVHGSDSLENATNEIKYFFNDSEVVSH, from the coding sequence ATGGCGCTGGAGCGCACCCTTTCGATCATCAAGCCCGACGCCGTCAAGAAGAACGTCATCGGTGAAATCCTGGCCCGTTTTGAAAAGGCCGGCCTCAAGATCGTCGCCGCCAAGATGAAGCAGCTGACCCGCGAAGAGGCCGAAGGCTTCTACGCCGTCCACAAGGAGCGTCCGTTCTTCGGCGCCCTGGTCGAGTTCATGATCTCCGGCCCGGTGATGATCCAGGCGCTGGAAGGCGAAGGCGCGGTCCTCAAGAACCGTGACCTGATGGGCGCCACCAACCCCAAGGAAGCCGCGGCCGGTACCATCCGCGCCGACTTCGCCGAATCGATCGACGCGAACGCTGTGCACGGTTCGGATTCGCTCGAGAACGCCACGAACGAGATCAAGTACTTCTTCAACGACTCGGAAGTCGTTTCGCACTGA